The Corallococcus caeni genome includes a region encoding these proteins:
- a CDS encoding ArnT family glycosyltransferase gives MKTCLALVALGVGVRLALALGTDVYFDEAYYWQWARHLAWGYFDHPPMVAWLIAALGIRGTALLCGLGTGVAVWGLALDVYRSREAAWRAVALWSAVPVGILSGVWATPDSPMLLFWALGLWALYREKWVLAGLTCGLALLSKYPSVLLGLAFMVAALRARRLLSGAWLTAGLGLLCFLPVVLWNASHEWVGFKFQLNHGLGGSGGWATFGEYVAGQFAMGGPVLFPLALVYAVRGPREQFLLRMATVIPLLFFGYAAARTRGEANWPAAAYVAACIGVAGMRPVWQRTAAWSGMAVVLAVTSHLLFPVLTFERDVVLARTHGWGVLERLRTPEQLFPGMAPGPTEVYAPTYQLASQVAYATGAETDTVGPSRRKSQYDVWPELELKPGQDVLWCSENGAAPPVELVQRFGSVEGPVKLTGVFRGRRLHTFTVWRMQSLKPD, from the coding sequence ATGAAGACGTGCCTCGCCCTGGTGGCCCTGGGCGTGGGGGTGCGGCTCGCGCTGGCGCTGGGAACGGACGTCTACTTCGACGAAGCCTATTACTGGCAATGGGCCCGGCATCTCGCATGGGGATATTTCGACCATCCGCCGATGGTGGCGTGGCTCATCGCCGCGCTGGGCATCCGGGGGACGGCGCTCCTGTGCGGGCTGGGGACGGGCGTGGCGGTGTGGGGGCTGGCCCTGGACGTGTACCGCTCGCGCGAAGCGGCGTGGCGCGCGGTGGCGCTGTGGAGCGCGGTGCCGGTGGGAATCCTCTCCGGTGTCTGGGCGACCCCGGACTCCCCGATGCTGCTGTTCTGGGCGCTGGGGTTGTGGGCGCTGTACCGCGAGAAGTGGGTGCTGGCGGGGCTGACGTGTGGGCTCGCGCTGCTGTCGAAGTACCCGTCCGTGCTGCTGGGGCTGGCCTTCATGGTCGCGGCGCTGCGGGCGCGGAGGCTGCTGTCCGGGGCGTGGCTCACGGCGGGGTTGGGATTGCTGTGCTTCCTGCCGGTGGTGCTGTGGAACGCGAGCCATGAATGGGTGGGCTTCAAGTTCCAGCTGAACCACGGCCTGGGCGGAAGCGGCGGCTGGGCGACGTTCGGCGAGTACGTCGCGGGGCAGTTCGCCATGGGCGGGCCGGTGCTCTTTCCGCTGGCACTGGTGTACGCGGTGCGAGGGCCGAGGGAGCAATTCCTGCTGCGCATGGCGACGGTGATTCCGCTGCTGTTCTTCGGCTACGCGGCGGCGCGAACACGGGGTGAGGCGAACTGGCCCGCGGCGGCATACGTGGCGGCGTGCATTGGCGTCGCGGGGATGCGGCCGGTGTGGCAGCGGACGGCGGCGTGGAGCGGGATGGCGGTGGTGCTGGCGGTGACGTCGCACCTGCTGTTCCCGGTGCTGACGTTCGAGCGCGACGTGGTGCTGGCGAGGACGCACGGCTGGGGCGTGCTGGAGCGGCTGAGGACACCGGAGCAGCTGTTCCCGGGCATGGCGCCGGGGCCTACGGAGGTCTACGCCCCCACGTACCAACTGGCCTCGCAGGTGGCGTACGCGACGGGCGCGGAGACGGACACGGTGGGGCCGTCACGGCGCAAGAGTCAGTACGACGTCTGGCCTGAGCTGGAGTTGAAGCCGGGGCAGGACGTGCTGTGGTGTTCGGAGAACGGCGCGGCGCCTCCGGTGGAGCTGGTGCAACGCTTTGGGTCCGTGGAGGGTCCGGTGAAGCTCACGGGCGTCTTCCGGGGCCGGCGGCTGCACACGTTCACGGTGTGGCGGATGCAAAGCCTCAAGCCTGACTGA